CTGATATGAGTGGTAATCCTACAACAGATTACGACATGGTAAAAAATGGTTTGATATTAAATGATCAAGATGAATTAACTGGAACAAACGCATATATAACAACTAAAGTTGTACATGATCCAAGTGATTCAAAGAAAGCAGCTATTCAAGTTCAAGTTAAGAGTGCAACAGATGCTCTTTCTGTAGATATGCCAATAGTACTTACTGCTATGACTTATTCAGGAAAATCATCAGTATTGACAGTAACATTAAAGAGAGAAGCAAAAGTAAATTCAATTCAATTACAAACTCCTTCTGAGAATATAGCTGTTGGAGAAGATAAAATAATTCCATTTGTAGCAGTAGATCAAAATGGAAAAGTATTAACAAAATATTCAGATGTAGTTACAAGTGATGTTTCTGTTTCAGGTGCATTCTTCGCTAGAGATGCTGATGGAAATGCTGTATTAAGAGCTGGAGACCAAACTGGAACAACAGGTAGAGGAACTGGATATTCAACTGATGGACAAAGAACAATAACAGCTTCAGTATCATCAGCTTCAGGTAAATATAGCACTATAACTATAAATGTTCAGAAAAAAGTTATGGCTGATACATTATCTTTAGATACTTCAGCTTACAAGACTATTATGCAAGAAAAACAAGGTACTGATGCAGCAATTCAACGTATTGATTTTGGATGGGATAAAGGCGGACTTGCTGTTAAAGATCAATATGATAGAGTTATTGATATGACTACAGGTACTGATAGTAGTAATTCAATAAGCCAATACTATGTTAAAGCAGTATCTTCTTCAGATTCAGTAGTTGTTTCTTACCAAGATAAAGACAAAAATACTATGAGTACTGATAAAATAGGTACAGGAAATACACGTATCGCACTTTCAGCAGGAACAGCAGGATCTGCAACAGTTACATTTGAATTGTATAACACAGATCCTAAGAAATCAGATGGTACTGCAAGAACAGCTGCAGATATAGCTTCTCCAGTTGATACTCAATCACAAACATTCACAGTATTAGCTAATAAAGATATCAAAGATTATACAATGGATGCAGTAACTCAGACTATATATGCTGATGTTGATCATGTATCTAAAATAGCTACTGATAGACAAATAGATTATAAAGCTAACCCAAAAGTTTATGGTACAACTGCAAGTGGAGCAAAAGTAGTATTAGCAGGTAAGCCAATAACTTCTGCAACTGTTGATAGTAAAGACTTTGTACTTGCAAAAGGACCTTTAACACAAGGTGGAACTTGCGCTTATGATGATATTAAAGTAGTTGGATTAGACTTTGCAGATTCTACAAAGACAGGATCAAGTACTAGATTAACAGTAACTATTTTAGGTGCTGATGGAGATTATTATACAAAATTTGCAGATATCAAATCTTCAACAGTAGACCCAGTAGCTTCTTCAATATATGCTTCTGTATCTACAGAGGTAAAGGGTATTTCAAAAGATAATGATACTATAACTCTTACTGAGTCTGCTGGTAATACTTATGCAGATATGTTAGGAAATTCTTTATCACAATATCTTTCAAATGGTAAGGAAGCGTCTACACAAAACATTTATATCGGAGCTAAGGATCAATATGGTCAAGATAGTATGGCATTGTCAAGTTTCTTAGTAGTTGATAGTAAATCTAGTCTTGCAAATGGATCAACAATTAAGGTTGCTACTGATGGAGCAATAACGGGTACAGCAGTAAGTGGTGATTATATTACAGTTACTGGTACTGCATCAAACGGAGCAATGAAGACAATTAAGATTATTTTCGGAACTAGCACTGTTAGTAATTCAACAGTAACTACAGCAGTAGCAGCAATAAATGCTGGAACTCCAACACTTGCAAACTATTCAGATGCAGGAGTAACAGGAGTAACTTCTTCAAACTTGGCAGCAATTAATGTAGCAATAGCAGCAGATAGAGTTAATGGATTATTAACAATTACTCAAATCAAAGCTGACGTAGCTAAAATTGTTGGAGCACCAACAGTAGTAACAGCATTAGCAACATTAAACGATTCTACTACTACAGCTACTATGAGAGCTGCAATAGAAGATGCAAAACTTGGTTTAGACTTAACTGTTTACAATAAATTAAATTCTTTAAACAAGAATGCAGTTGCAGCTAAATTAATAACTGCGTTGGGAAAATTAAATTCAGGATTTACAAGTGCAACAGCTGTACAAACTGAAATAAATGGTACACAAGAAATGATAGATGTAGCTAAAACAATTATAGACACACCAGAAGTAGTAGCAACTAAAGAATTTGCTACTAACCTAACTAAAATTAATAATGCATTACTTGGTGGTACTATAGATAATACTAATAAAACACTTACATTAAGTGATTCTGGTGCAATATCTGGAACTGGTATATTTGCAAATCTTGAGACAGCTAATGTAACTGGTATTAAATTTGGTGATGGTACATTAATTCCTATTATTAATGCAGCACCAGCAGTTGGCGCTACTCCAGCAGTAGTAGACAATTATGCTACAGTAAAAGCAGCAGTTATTAAATACTTCTCAGATAATGGTATAAAAACTGGAACAAAAGTAGATCTTACTGTAAAAGGCACTAACGGTACATCAGTAGTTCTTTCATATAGTTTAGTTAATGCAATAAAATAGTCTAAACTCAGAACTATGAACAAATAGTAATTTATAAGGAGAGAAGAACAGTTGTGAATCTGTTCTTCTCTTTTTAAAAAATGAACAAAGCAAATTATACTAGCATATCTTAAAGTCATAAAATAGTCAGGTCACACACTGAATGAAAATATAATAATCAAATCATAAAAAGAGTATCCTTAGTGGTACTCTTTTTTCAGTTCACTGTACTAATACTAAATAACATAAAAATGAATCAATGGACATATTTATAAGAATTAGCAGTTGATAATGTTAAAAATTTCAAGTAAAATGGAGATAGAAATTAGATTCATTAGGGGGAATTATGAATGAATAAACTCAAAGGATTTTTAGCCTTGATTCTAATGCTTACTATGGGAAGCATCTCTGGAGGGGCAGTTGAACTGGACAAATATTCAGTGCCCGATTTTTCTATTATGATTGGGACTAAACTTTATACATTAGACTATGCTAATGACCAAAAGAAAGAAATGGAAATAACAAAGGCTATCACAGAAAATGTAGGAGATATATATATAAAAACTACAGGCAGCGAGTGGACAAATAATTCATCGGGAAAGGTAGTCGAAGTTAGTATAATAAACAAATTAGAAGTTAAAACGTTCAATGGTGTTGATGTTGTAGCGCCTCCTACACAAGGTACAGAGGGAAGTATAGTATTTAAGGCAGTAGATGTTGATACTGATTTACAATTAATGGATTCAGTTTCTAGAAAAGGTAAGGTCGGCAGTGAGTGCGTAGGTTACATAAGTGTAATTGAAGGGTATGATTTTGTTTTAGCAGATACTACTTTTACCGGTAAATTTACGAACTTAGATCAAATTGTTACGCTCAAATATAGGAAGAAAAAAATAGTTGTGAATAATCCACCTAGTACTAAGATTACGGGGTTAACAGCTGGATTAACGTTTAAACAAGGTGAACGTATATATATGTTAGTAGAGGCAGTAGATGAAGATAAAGAAACAACAAATGTAAGAGTAGATGTGGATGGGTCACAAGTAGGAAATTCTGACGCCCGGTGCTACGTGTTATTAAATACAGAAACTTTAGGGGGACATATCGTAAGAATAAACTCTAGAGATAAACAAGGGGTAGAGGGAGAGCAGCAAACGCTTACCTATCTTGTTAGGTAAGTAGGGTGTCTCGTCGCTT
This window of the Clostridium estertheticum genome carries:
- a CDS encoding beta strand repeat-containing protein, which produces MNKKITSTALAALMIAGSTSFSAFAAMADGTVVIGTKAYDLTYANDPANATEIAAAVVAGGTVYVKDFNGNWVDNVTGAAVNASVIPAVTYTNSTGTTQIGAGDATVTAATSVTTAAINAKSIKATFNGTIADTSKVVFTVKRGTAVVSTVTAGWNTAKTEATLTNVSNLPVGDYTVNVVNDGKDFGTSTITVAAQKIAKIEITSTRLGLSNISNSTKTQTGFATYKVFDQYGNDITTSSLANGLSYQCGIGAIEGKDGVIKITPSGNINILQLNSVVISAYDTSTGVNANATLSITSQVGTLNDINISGITNADGKELTSQDTSSLFYLTYTATDMSGNPTTDYDMVKNGLILNDQDELTGTNAYITTKVVHDPSDSKKAAIQVQVKSATDALSVDMPIVLTAMTYSGKSSVLTVTLKREAKVNSIQLQTPSENIAVGEDKIIPFVAVDQNGKVLTKYSDVVTSDVSVSGAFFARDADGNAVLRAGDQTGTTGRGTGYSTDGQRTITASVSSASGKYSTITINVQKKVMADTLSLDTSAYKTIMQEKQGTDAAIQRIDFGWDKGGLAVKDQYDRVIDMTTGTDSSNSISQYYVKAVSSSDSVVVSYQDKDKNTMSTDKIGTGNTRIALSAGTAGSATVTFELYNTDPKKSDGTARTAADIASPVDTQSQTFTVLANKDIKDYTMDAVTQTIYADVDHVSKIATDRQIDYKANPKVYGTTASGAKVVLAGKPITSATVDSKDFVLAKGPLTQGGTCAYDDIKVVGLDFADSTKTGSSTRLTVTILGADGDYYTKFADIKSSTVDPVASSIYASVSTEVKGISKDNDTITLTESAGNTYADMLGNSLSQYLSNGKEASTQNIYIGAKDQYGQDSMALSSFLVVDSKSSLANGSTIKVATDGAITGTAVSGDYITVTGTASNGAMKTIKIIFGTSTVSNSTVTTAVAAINAGTPTLANYSDAGVTGVTSSNLAAINVAIAADRVNGLLTITQIKADVAKIVGAPTVVTALATLNDSTTTATMRAAIEDAKLGLDLTVYNKLNSLNKNAVAAKLITALGKLNSGFTSATAVQTEINGTQEMIDVAKTIIDTPEVVATKEFATNLTKINNALLGGTIDNTNKTLTLSDSGAISGTGIFANLETANVTGIKFGDGTLIPIINAAPAVGATPAVVDNYATVKAAVIKYFSDNGIKTGTKVDLTVKGTNGTSVVLSYSLVNAIK
- a CDS encoding MucBP domain-containing protein; this translates as MNKLKGFLALILMLTMGSISGGAVELDKYSVPDFSIMIGTKLYTLDYANDQKKEMEITKAITENVGDIYIKTTGSEWTNNSSGKVVEVSIINKLEVKTFNGVDVVAPPTQGTEGSIVFKAVDVDTDLQLMDSVSRKGKVGSECVGYISVIEGYDFVLADTTFTGKFTNLDQIVTLKYRKKKIVVNNPPSTKITGLTAGLTFKQGERIYMLVEAVDEDKETTNVRVDVDGSQVGNSDARCYVLLNTETLGGHIVRINSRDKQGVEGEQQTLTYLVR